One part of the Halobacteria archaeon AArc-dxtr1 genome encodes these proteins:
- a CDS encoding 30S ribosomal protein S17, with translation MAIGLDVDTPPEPENPEEYDYETCPFYGELPVRGQILEGQVVSTDMEKTVVVEREYDVTVPKYDRQMKRRSRIPAHVPGVLEPLSVGDSVKIAETRPLSKTKSHVVVEVTDEATAEDLAELTRQAEPDRQLSAEDVAADADEDEGDQ, from the coding sequence ATGGCAATAGGACTAGATGTAGACACCCCTCCGGAACCCGAAAACCCGGAGGAATACGACTACGAGACGTGTCCGTTCTACGGCGAGCTCCCCGTTCGAGGACAGATCCTCGAGGGGCAGGTCGTCTCGACGGACATGGAGAAGACCGTAGTCGTCGAACGAGAGTACGACGTGACGGTTCCAAAGTACGACCGTCAGATGAAGCGTCGCTCGCGCATCCCGGCGCACGTGCCGGGCGTGCTCGAGCCGCTCTCGGTTGGCGACTCGGTCAAGATCGCAGAGACCCGACCACTGTCGAAGACGAAATCGCACGTGGTCGTCGAAGTAACCGACGAGGCAACCGCCGAAGATCTCGCCGAGCTGACCCGTCAGGCCGAGCCTGACCGACAGCTCTCGGCCGAGGACGTCGCGGCGGACGCCGACGAAGACGAGGGTGATCAGTGA
- a CDS encoding 30S ribosomal protein S14 has protein sequence MSESENEQTGEHAAKRTGQEVACQRCGRKQGLVGKYDINLCRQCFREIARDMGFKKYR, from the coding sequence ATGAGTGAAAGCGAAAACGAACAGACGGGCGAGCACGCCGCAAAGCGCACCGGGCAGGAAGTTGCCTGTCAGCGCTGTGGTCGCAAACAGGGACTGGTCGGCAAGTACGACATCAACCTCTGTCGCCAGTGCTTCCGCGAGATCGCCCGCGACATGGGATTCAAGAAGTACCGATAA
- a CDS encoding 50S ribosomal protein L6, whose protein sequence is MRIELEIPESVSVEVDHLDVTVEGPEGSVSRRLWYPNVTVEVEDDTVVIESDAEDAKTNATVGTFESHVRNAFHGVTEGWEYEMEVFYSHFPMQVTVEGDDVVIENFLGEKAPRRTTIHGDTEVAVDGEALTLSGPNKEHVGQTAADIEQLTKVKGKDTRVFQDGVYITRKPATGGA, encoded by the coding sequence ATGCGAATCGAACTGGAAATTCCCGAATCCGTATCCGTCGAGGTCGACCATCTCGACGTCACCGTCGAGGGCCCCGAAGGCAGCGTTAGCCGCCGCCTCTGGTACCCGAACGTGACCGTCGAGGTCGAAGACGACACCGTGGTCATCGAAAGCGACGCCGAGGACGCGAAGACGAACGCGACCGTCGGCACCTTCGAGAGCCACGTGCGAAACGCCTTCCACGGCGTCACCGAGGGCTGGGAGTACGAGATGGAAGTCTTCTACTCTCACTTCCCGATGCAGGTGACCGTCGAGGGCGACGACGTCGTCATCGAGAACTTCCTCGGCGAGAAGGCACCGCGACGAACGACTATCCACGGCGACACCGAGGTCGCCGTCGACGGCGAGGCGCTGACGCTCTCTGGTCCGAACAAAGAGCACGTTGGCCAGACCGCCGCCGACATCGAACAGCTGACGAAGGTCAAGGGTAAGGACACCCGCGTCTTCCAAGACGGGGTCTACATCACCCGAAAACCCGCAACCGGAGGTGCCTGA
- a CDS encoding 50S ribosomal protein L14 has protein sequence MEAMKADVTQGLKKGSLVTCADNTGARELKVISVSGYHGTKSRQPKAGLGDKVTVSVTKGTPEMRRQVLEAVVIRQRKSVRRPDGTRLKFEDNAAVIVDENEEPRGTEIKGPIAREVAERFGAIASTATMIV, from the coding sequence ATGGAGGCAATGAAAGCCGACGTCACGCAGGGACTCAAGAAGGGGTCGCTGGTCACGTGTGCCGACAACACTGGCGCACGCGAGCTGAAGGTCATCAGCGTTTCGGGCTACCACGGCACCAAGAGCCGCCAGCCGAAGGCGGGTCTCGGTGACAAGGTGACCGTCTCGGTCACCAAGGGGACCCCCGAGATGCGCCGCCAGGTGCTCGAAGCGGTCGTCATTCGCCAGCGGAAATCGGTCCGCCGGCCCGACGGCACCCGCCTCAAGTTCGAGGACAACGCGGCCGTCATCGTAGACGAGAACGAAGAGCCCCGTGGAACGGAGATCAAAGGCCCGATCGCCCGCGAGGTCGCGGAGCGATTCGGCGCGATCGCCAGCACGGCGACGATGATCGTATAG
- a CDS encoding 30S ribosomal protein S5, with protein sequence MSGNDYNDGWQPVTRLGRMVQEGEIDTMQAALDSGLPLKEPEIVDQLLPGLDDEVLDINMVQRMTDSGRRVKFRCVCAVGNRDGFVGYAEGRDDQVGSAIQKAIGIAKLNIIQVPRGSGSWEDRSDRPHSLTRQTTGKAGSVEVELIPAPEGLGLAASDTVRAVLELAGLENVWTKSHGNTRTTVNLAKATFNALENASQSRQPQFQGGEEVPEQ encoded by the coding sequence ATGAGTGGTAACGACTACAACGACGGCTGGCAGCCGGTCACTCGTCTCGGCCGGATGGTCCAGGAGGGCGAAATCGACACGATGCAGGCTGCCCTTGACTCCGGACTTCCGCTCAAGGAACCCGAAATCGTCGACCAGCTCCTCCCCGGACTGGACGACGAAGTGCTGGACATCAACATGGTCCAGCGCATGACCGACTCCGGACGCCGCGTGAAGTTCCGCTGCGTCTGTGCCGTCGGCAACCGCGACGGCTTCGTCGGCTACGCCGAGGGTCGAGACGACCAGGTCGGCTCCGCCATCCAGAAGGCGATTGGTATCGCGAAGCTGAACATCATCCAGGTTCCCCGCGGCTCGGGTTCCTGGGAGGACCGCTCGGACCGACCGCACTCGCTGACCCGACAGACGACAGGGAAGGCGGGCTCGGTCGAAGTCGAGCTTATCCCGGCTCCTGAAGGGCTCGGACTCGCAGCCAGCGACACCGTCCGTGCGGTGCTCGAACTCGCCGGACTCGAGAACGTCTGGACGAAGAGCCACGGGAACACCCGAACGACGGTGAACCTGGCGAAGGCGACGTTCAACGCCTTAGAGAACGCCTCGCAGTCCCGCCAGCCCCAGTTCCAGGGCGGTGAGGAGGTGCCAGAACAATGA
- the secY gene encoding preprotein translocase subunit SecY: MGWKEAAEPVLTRMPAVKRPEGHVPFKRKLAWTAGILVLYFFLTNIDLLGAAGGEDLFGNFRSVLAGEHGSLMQVGIGPIVTASIVMQLLGGANLLGLDTDDPRDQVLYQGLQKLLVIIMTALTALPMVFAGGFLPAQQSLALGGMSFGQSEIQLLMFFQIFLGGILILYMDEVVSKWGIGSGIGLFIIAGVSQRLVTGFIQPEAGGFFYDWFQIITGSVAVGSIVGGDGLYTLLLEEGHIIALLTTILIFAIVVYAESVRVEIPLSHARVKGARGRFPVKLIYASVLPMILVRAVQANVQFMGQILNEQWAGMPAWLGNYAEGEPVSGFFYYTAPIYAPEDWMWWTAGVTQDWWMVMIRVSVDLTFMVVGGAIFAIFWVETTNMGPDATARQIQNSGMQIPGFRQNVGVIEKVMERYIPQVTVIGGALVGLLAVWANMLGTIGAVDGTGLLLAVSITYKLYEEIAEEQMMEMHPMMRQMFGRE, encoded by the coding sequence ATGGGATGGAAGGAAGCCGCCGAACCGGTCCTGACGCGGATGCCCGCAGTCAAGCGTCCAGAGGGACACGTTCCCTTCAAGCGCAAGCTGGCGTGGACAGCGGGCATTCTCGTGTTGTACTTCTTCCTGACGAACATCGACCTGCTCGGCGCGGCAGGTGGGGAGGACCTCTTCGGAAACTTCCGATCGGTCCTCGCAGGCGAGCATGGCTCGCTGATGCAGGTCGGTATCGGACCGATCGTCACCGCGAGCATCGTCATGCAGTTGCTCGGCGGCGCGAACCTGCTCGGACTCGACACCGACGACCCGCGTGACCAGGTCCTCTACCAGGGACTCCAGAAGCTGCTCGTCATCATCATGACAGCGCTGACGGCGCTCCCGATGGTGTTCGCCGGCGGCTTCCTGCCAGCGCAGCAGTCGCTCGCACTCGGCGGAATGAGTTTCGGACAGTCCGAGATACAGCTGCTGATGTTCTTCCAGATCTTCCTGGGAGGCATCTTGATCCTCTACATGGACGAGGTCGTCAGTAAGTGGGGGATCGGTAGCGGGATCGGGCTGTTCATCATCGCTGGTGTGAGCCAGCGGCTCGTCACCGGGTTCATCCAGCCCGAGGCTGGCGGGTTCTTCTACGACTGGTTCCAGATCATCACCGGTAGCGTGGCCGTGGGCTCGATCGTCGGCGGTGACGGGCTCTACACCCTGCTGTTAGAGGAGGGCCACATCATCGCCCTGCTGACGACGATCCTGATCTTCGCGATCGTCGTCTACGCGGAGTCCGTCCGCGTCGAGATCCCGCTCAGCCACGCCCGCGTCAAGGGCGCCCGGGGGCGATTCCCCGTCAAGCTCATCTACGCGAGCGTCCTGCCAATGATCCTCGTTCGTGCAGTGCAGGCGAACGTGCAGTTCATGGGTCAGATCTTGAACGAGCAGTGGGCCGGGATGCCGGCCTGGCTTGGGAACTATGCCGAGGGAGAACCCGTAAGTGGGTTCTTCTACTACACCGCACCCATCTACGCGCCGGAAGACTGGATGTGGTGGACTGCCGGCGTCACCCAGGACTGGTGGATGGTAATGATCCGCGTCAGCGTTGACCTCACGTTCATGGTCGTCGGTGGTGCGATCTTCGCCATCTTCTGGGTCGAGACCACCAACATGGGTCCCGACGCAACGGCACGGCAGATCCAGAACTCGGGAATGCAGATCCCCGGCTTCCGACAGAACGTCGGCGTCATCGAGAAGGTCATGGAGCGGTACATCCCGCAGGTGACCGTCATCGGTGGCGCCTTAGTCGGCTTGCTCGCCGTCTGGGCGAACATGCTAGGCACCATCGGTGCGGTCGACGGGACCGGACTGCTGCTCGCCGTCTCCATCACGTACAAACTGTACGAGGAGATCGCCGAGGAGCAGATGATGGAAATGCATCCGATGATGCGCCAGATGTTCGGTCGGGAGTAG
- a CDS encoding 30S ribosomal protein S4e codes for MSNHQKRLSVPKSWPVERKTGTFTVKADAGPHGESGVPLVVLLRDVLGYVDSKKEARYALSEDAILVNGEPINDEQRPIGIFDIVAFPGREEYYRVFPDEGGRLALTEIDAEAAGSRLGKIEGKRQVSSGDTQLTLHDGTNVLVDDGSEYAANDSIVVDNEDKSIVAHFPYEVGALVTAVEGNHGGKIGEIDAIDVTPSSGSNTVGVSTDDGGFETVEEYVVVIDENFTGDDDE; via the coding sequence ATGAGCAACCACCAGAAACGACTCTCGGTACCGAAGTCCTGGCCGGTCGAGCGAAAGACGGGGACGTTCACCGTCAAAGCCGACGCAGGCCCACACGGCGAGTCCGGCGTTCCCCTGGTCGTCCTGCTGCGGGACGTCCTCGGGTACGTCGACTCGAAGAAGGAAGCGCGCTACGCCCTGAGCGAGGACGCGATCCTCGTCAACGGCGAACCGATCAACGACGAACAGCGTCCCATCGGGATCTTCGACATCGTCGCGTTCCCGGGCCGCGAAGAGTACTACCGTGTCTTCCCCGACGAGGGTGGACGCCTTGCACTCACGGAGATCGACGCCGAGGCCGCAGGCAGCCGTCTCGGCAAGATCGAAGGCAAGCGCCAGGTCTCCAGCGGCGACACGCAGCTGACGCTGCACGACGGAACGAACGTTCTCGTCGACGATGGCAGCGAGTACGCTGCGAACGACTCGATCGTCGTCGACAACGAGGACAAATCGATCGTCGCACACTTCCCCTACGAGGTGGGTGCGCTCGTCACCGCTGTCGAGGGCAACCACGGCGGCAAGATCGGTGAGATCGACGCGATCGACGTCACCCCCAGCAGCGGTTCGAACACCGTCGGCGTCTCCACGGACGACGGCGGCTTCGAAACCGTCGAGGAGTACGTCGTCGTCATCGACGAGAACTTCACAGGTGATGACGATGAGTAG
- a CDS encoding cytochrome C oxidase subunit IV family protein, with amino-acid sequence MSSVRTYTIIYVVLLVLGTAKFVFFMDELNLAYEIAIGATLLLAVAKSLLIAGFYQHLIEEPRSITYMMATAVFMVFLLTVAAGFSIQ; translated from the coding sequence ATGTCGAGTGTACGGACCTACACAATCATATACGTCGTGTTGCTCGTACTGGGTACTGCGAAGTTCGTGTTCTTTATGGACGAACTGAATCTCGCCTACGAGATCGCAATCGGGGCGACACTACTGCTTGCAGTGGCCAAATCCCTACTCATCGCGGGCTTCTACCAGCACCTCATCGAAGAGCCGCGGTCGATCACGTACATGATGGCGACCGCGGTCTTCATGGTGTTCTTGCTCACCGTCGCCGCAGGCTTCTCGATCCAGTAA
- a CDS encoding 50S ribosomal protein L32e produces MADDEHESEDAPAEDGPEELEDISGVGASKAEALREAGFESITDVKEADQDELAEADGIGNALAARIKADVGDLEVSEETEAEIEDEDADEEEPAEDVETELQARGLTEKTPELSEDEQRLLARRKAEGKPQFKRQDYHKKKRTPESWRRPRGGLSKQRRGVKGKGPKVAAGYRTPTAVRGKHPSGFEEVYVETVDDIEGVDGDREAVRIASAVGARKRERIEEAAEEQGVRVLNPTYEEVEVESDD; encoded by the coding sequence ATGGCAGACGACGAACACGAATCTGAAGACGCTCCGGCCGAGGACGGTCCCGAGGAACTCGAGGATATCAGTGGCGTCGGCGCCAGCAAGGCGGAGGCGCTTCGAGAGGCCGGCTTCGAGTCCATCACGGACGTCAAGGAGGCCGACCAGGACGAACTGGCCGAGGCAGACGGTATCGGTAACGCCCTCGCTGCGCGTATCAAAGCCGACGTCGGCGATCTCGAAGTCTCCGAGGAGACCGAAGCCGAGATCGAAGACGAAGACGCCGACGAAGAAGAGCCGGCCGAGGACGTCGAGACGGAGCTGCAGGCCCGCGGGCTGACCGAGAAGACGCCCGAGCTCTCCGAGGACGAGCAGCGACTGCTCGCCCGCCGCAAGGCCGAGGGCAAACCGCAGTTCAAGCGACAGGACTACCACAAGAAAAAGCGGACGCCGGAATCCTGGCGACGACCCCGTGGCGGGCTCTCGAAGCAGCGCCGCGGCGTGAAGGGCAAGGGCCCGAAGGTCGCAGCCGGCTACCGAACTCCCACAGCCGTCCGCGGGAAACATCCCAGCGGCTTCGAGGAAGTCTACGTGGAGACCGTCGACGACATAGAAGGCGTCGACGGCGACCGCGAAGCAGTCCGCATCGCCTCCGCGGTCGGCGCGCGAAAGCGCGAGCGCATCGAGGAGGCAGCCGAGGAGCAGGGCGTTCGCGTCCTGAACCCGACCTACGAGGAAGTCGAGGTGGAATCAGATGACTGA
- a CDS encoding 50S ribosomal protein L5 — MSSDAESEGEFHEMREPRVEKVVVHMGVGQGGRELGRAEDIIEEVTEQQSVRTQAKRTEPDFGIRQGDPIGTKVTLRHDDAYDFLETALPLADLSAKQFDDTGNFSFGVAEHTDFPSQEYDPNVGIFGLDVTVNLVRPGYRVAKRDKASRSIPSSHRLTPEDAIRFLEANFDVTVEATDDE, encoded by the coding sequence ATGAGTAGTGACGCAGAGTCCGAGGGCGAGTTCCACGAGATGCGCGAACCGCGCGTCGAGAAGGTCGTCGTCCACATGGGCGTCGGTCAGGGTGGCCGCGAACTCGGTAGAGCAGAAGACATCATCGAGGAGGTCACCGAACAGCAGAGCGTCCGGACGCAGGCAAAGCGAACTGAGCCCGACTTCGGCATCCGTCAGGGTGACCCGATCGGGACGAAGGTCACGCTGCGCCACGACGACGCCTACGACTTCCTGGAGACGGCGCTGCCACTCGCAGACCTCTCTGCGAAGCAGTTCGACGACACCGGCAACTTCAGCTTCGGCGTCGCCGAACACACTGACTTCCCGAGCCAGGAGTACGACCCGAACGTCGGGATCTTCGGACTCGACGTCACGGTCAACCTGGTCCGACCCGGGTACCGCGTCGCCAAGCGCGACAAGGCGAGTCGCTCGATTCCGTCGAGCCACCGACTCACCCCCGAGGACGCGATTCGCTTCCTCGAGGCGAACTTCGACGTGACCGTGGAGGCCACTGACGATGAGTGA
- the rplX gene encoding 50S ribosomal protein L24: protein MSKQPRKQRNQTARAPLHERQKQVHAPLSDELREEYDQRRTRVNAGDTVEVMRGDHAGTEGEVLRVDLTEMVVHVEDVTVETADGEEVPRPLDPSNVRIVDLDLDDDRREARLEGETE, encoded by the coding sequence ATGAGCAAGCAACCACGCAAACAGCGAAATCAGACGGCGCGTGCCCCGCTGCACGAGCGACAGAAGCAGGTTCACGCCCCGCTCTCGGACGAGCTGCGCGAGGAGTACGACCAGCGTCGCACCCGCGTCAACGCGGGCGACACGGTCGAAGTCATGCGCGGCGACCACGCCGGGACCGAAGGCGAAGTGCTTCGCGTCGATCTCACGGAGATGGTCGTCCACGTCGAGGACGTCACCGTCGAGACGGCCGACGGCGAGGAAGTTCCTCGTCCACTCGACCCCTCGAACGTTCGGATCGTCGACCTCGACTTAGACGACGACCGCCGCGAGGCGCGCCTGGAAGGTGAGACAGAATGA
- a CDS encoding 50S ribosomal protein L30: MKAIVQIRGEVNRQEGVDDTLSMLNIHNVNHAALVPETDAYRGMITKVNDFVAFGEPSQEVLETLLEKRAEPLEGRQADVDEEWLAENTDYDDFGALATALLDEETTLREQGLSPTLRLHPPRGGHEGIKHAAIEGGQLGKHTTEEINALLESMR, from the coding sequence ATGAAGGCGATCGTCCAGATCCGCGGCGAGGTCAACCGACAGGAGGGCGTCGACGATACGCTGTCGATGCTCAACATCCACAACGTCAACCACGCAGCGCTGGTCCCTGAGACCGACGCCTACCGCGGCATGATCACGAAGGTCAACGACTTCGTCGCGTTCGGCGAGCCGAGTCAGGAGGTCCTCGAGACGCTGCTGGAAAAACGAGCAGAGCCCCTCGAAGGACGTCAGGCAGACGTCGACGAGGAGTGGCTCGCCGAGAACACCGACTACGACGACTTCGGTGCGCTCGCGACAGCGCTCCTCGACGAGGAGACGACCCTGCGCGAGCAGGGACTCTCCCCGACGCTTCGACTGCACCCGCCACGCGGCGGTCACGAGGGTATCAAACACGCCGCCATCGAAGGCGGCCAACTCGGAAAACATACAACGGAGGAAATTAACGCCCTCCTAGAATCGATGCGCTAA
- a CDS encoding 50S ribosomal protein L19e: protein MTDLTAQKRLAADVLDVGQNRIWLDPDAQGDIAQAITREEIRDLVDDGLIQAEDARGNSRGRARERNKKRAYGHQKGPGKRRGKKGARQNEKEQWQNTIRAQRRKLRELRDQGELTPTQYRELYKKAGGGEFRSVRYLLNYVDDNYGDQ from the coding sequence ATGACTGATCTCACAGCACAGAAGCGACTCGCAGCCGACGTCTTAGACGTCGGTCAGAACCGCATCTGGCTCGATCCCGACGCCCAGGGCGACATTGCCCAGGCGATCACCCGAGAGGAGATCCGCGACCTCGTCGACGACGGCCTCATTCAGGCCGAAGACGCCCGCGGTAACTCTCGCGGTCGCGCCCGCGAACGCAACAAGAAGCGTGCGTACGGCCACCAGAAGGGGCCGGGCAAGCGCCGCGGTAAGAAGGGCGCCCGCCAGAACGAGAAAGAACAGTGGCAGAACACGATCCGCGCACAGCGCCGGAAGCTGCGCGAACTCCGCGACCAGGGCGAGCTGACGCCCACGCAGTACCGCGAGCTCTACAAGAAGGCTGGCGGTGGGGAGTTCCGAAGCGTCCGGTACCTGCTGAACTACGTCGACGACAACTACGGTGACCAGTGA
- a CDS encoding 30S ribosomal protein S8 — protein sequence MTGNDPLSNALSGLDNAESVGKLSHEVTPASNEIGSVLEVFYDRGYIDGFEFVDDGKAGQFEIELKGAINECGPVKPRYAVGADDFEKWEKRFLPARDFGALVVTTSSGIMSHYEAREQGIGGQVIAYVY from the coding sequence ATGACCGGAAACGATCCACTCAGCAACGCGCTCTCGGGACTCGACAACGCCGAGAGCGTCGGTAAACTGAGCCACGAAGTAACGCCAGCATCGAACGAGATCGGCAGCGTCCTCGAGGTCTTCTACGACCGCGGGTACATCGACGGCTTCGAGTTCGTCGACGACGGTAAAGCCGGTCAGTTCGAGATTGAACTGAAGGGAGCGATCAACGAGTGTGGCCCCGTCAAGCCCCGCTACGCCGTCGGTGCCGATGACTTCGAGAAGTGGGAGAAGCGATTCCTCCCCGCTCGAGACTTCGGTGCGCTCGTCGTCACGACGAGCAGTGGCATCATGAGCCACTACGAGGCGCGTGAGCAGGGAATCGGCGGCCAGGTGATCGCATACGTCTACTAA
- a CDS encoding ribonuclease P protein component 1, whose amino-acid sequence MALTPETLSRHELNGLPVRVVESDDAGREGIEGRVVIETTNTLSIEIREDGSSRVVMVPKSGSVFEFAITDDAAADAKSAGTASKLANTQPDSSESDRAGGDAAGCVRASGHPNRAGWHAAGEDVAYVTVDGSRLLSQPARRTETSGDSPWQ is encoded by the coding sequence ATGGCACTGACACCCGAGACCTTGTCGCGACACGAACTCAACGGACTTCCCGTCCGCGTCGTCGAGAGCGACGACGCCGGCCGGGAAGGGATCGAGGGTCGCGTCGTCATCGAGACGACGAATACGCTCTCGATAGAGATTCGAGAGGACGGCAGCTCTCGGGTCGTCATGGTGCCGAAATCGGGCTCGGTGTTCGAATTCGCGATCACAGATGACGCCGCCGCGGACGCAAAGTCTGCGGGGACCGCGTCCAAACTGGCCAACACTCAACCCGACTCCTCCGAGTCGGACCGAGCCGGCGGCGACGCCGCCGGCTGTGTCCGTGCCAGCGGGCACCCAAACCGTGCCGGCTGGCACGCTGCTGGCGAGGACGTGGCTTACGTTACGGTCGATGGATCGCGATTGCTCTCACAACCCGCCCGACGCACGGAAACAAGTGGTGACTCACCATGGCAATAG
- a CDS encoding 50S ribosomal protein L15, with amino-acid sequence MTSKKRRQRGSRTHSGGTHKNRRGAGHRGGRGKAGRDKHEFHNYESREKHGFKRPQDIRETVAEIDVQKLDEDAILYAAEGLAEESGDGYEIDARDVVEDGHEVDTVKVLGNGQVRNELSVTADAFTDAAREKLEAAGGEAALSERAEDDEDDEPSDDDETVDE; translated from the coding sequence ATGACGAGCAAAAAACGACGTCAGCGCGGCTCGCGGACCCACAGCGGCGGCACCCACAAGAATCGACGCGGTGCCGGCCACCGTGGCGGACGCGGCAAGGCGGGACGCGACAAACACGAGTTCCACAACTACGAATCGCGCGAGAAACACGGCTTCAAGCGCCCCCAGGACATCCGCGAGACGGTCGCGGAGATCGACGTCCAGAAGCTAGACGAGGACGCGATCCTGTATGCCGCCGAGGGGCTCGCCGAGGAGTCGGGAGACGGCTACGAGATCGACGCTCGAGACGTCGTTGAAGACGGCCACGAGGTCGACACAGTCAAAGTCCTCGGCAACGGCCAGGTCCGCAACGAGCTGTCGGTGACCGCCGATGCGTTCACTGACGCTGCTCGCGAAAAGCTCGAGGCTGCAGGCGGCGAGGCCGCCCTCTCCGAGCGAGCCGAAGACGACGAAGACGACGAACCGAGCGACGACGACGAGACAGTAGACGAATAA
- a CDS encoding 50S ribosomal protein L18, which translates to MATGPRYKVPMRRRREVRTDYHQRLRLLKSGKPRLVARKSNKHTTAQLISPGPQGDETLASAHSSDLEEYGWDAPTSNISAAYLTGLLAGQRAVEAGLEEAVLDIGLNTATPGNKVFAVQEGAIDAGLEIPHNDSVLADWSRTRGEHIAEYADQLDEPLYSEFDATELPEHFDEVREAILE; encoded by the coding sequence ATGGCGACAGGACCACGATACAAAGTTCCGATGCGTCGTCGCCGCGAGGTCCGGACGGACTACCACCAGAGGTTGCGCCTGCTGAAGTCGGGTAAGCCCCGTCTCGTCGCTCGAAAGAGCAACAAGCACACCACGGCGCAGCTGATCTCTCCCGGACCCCAGGGCGACGAGACGCTCGCGAGCGCACATTCGAGCGATCTCGAGGAGTACGGCTGGGACGCACCCACGAGCAACATTTCCGCGGCGTACCTGACCGGCCTGCTGGCCGGCCAGCGCGCCGTCGAGGCCGGTCTCGAAGAGGCCGTCCTGGACATCGGCCTGAACACCGCCACACCTGGCAACAAAGTGTTCGCCGTCCAGGAGGGAGCCATCGACGCCGGACTCGAGATTCCGCACAACGACAGCGTGCTTGCAGACTGGTCGCGTACCCGCGGCGAGCACATCGCCGAGTACGCCGACCAGTTAGACGAGCCGCTGTACAGCGAGTTCGACGCGACCGAACTCCCAGAACACTTCGATGAGGTACGAGAGGCGATTCTAGAATGA